One genomic region from Anabaena sp. PCC 7108 encodes:
- a CDS encoding leucine zipper domain-containing protein — MTLEEIAATLIELFDAEIVHNIAPGSWQIETPTFRLLVLLSEDNTWLRLLLPIIPLQEAEAFLTQFLEANFDDTQETRYALYDGVIWGVFQHNSGTLTSADFANAIGRLKSLYQVGVNDVFNRLIETRIRQIIQAAKQQGQSLQATMQNLDRFYAEGLLGEIDQNAAAREQVLTAWRSQLEKLWDE; from the coding sequence ATGACACTGGAAGAAATTGCAGCTACATTAATAGAGTTATTTGATGCAGAAATAGTGCATAATATAGCACCTGGTTCTTGGCAAATTGAAACTCCTACTTTTCGTTTATTGGTATTACTTTCCGAAGATAATACTTGGTTGCGGCTATTACTTCCAATTATACCTCTACAAGAAGCCGAAGCATTTTTAACACAGTTCCTCGAAGCCAACTTTGATGATACTCAAGAAACACGTTATGCTTTGTATGATGGGGTAATATGGGGAGTATTTCAGCACAACAGCGGAACTTTAACTAGTGCAGACTTTGCTAATGCAATTGGACGACTTAAATCTTTATATCAAGTTGGTGTTAATGATGTCTTCAATCGACTGATAGAAACTCGTATCCGGCAAATTATTCAAGCTGCAAAACAACAAGGACAATCTCTACAAGCAACAATGCAAAATTTAGATCGTTTTTATGCAGAAGGTTTATTAGGAGAAATAGACCAAAATGCAGCAGCAAGAGAACAAGTTTTAACAGCTTGGAGAAGTCAGTTAGAAAAGCTTTGGGATGAATAA